The proteins below come from a single Zea mays cultivar B73 chromosome 8, Zm-B73-REFERENCE-NAM-5.0, whole genome shotgun sequence genomic window:
- the LOC100194279 gene encoding uncharacterized protein LOC100194279 produces MAEAPTYQILVRLLDGRTTCLRFSTPTVSGAVLLEAVASISRVPAAALRIVTGRFDVSPSNVLTSSADGQFPSASALLRLRGGKGGFGSLLRGAASKAGQKKTSNFDACRDINGRRLRHVNAERRLEEWKAEAGDRHLEKLAENFIKKKAKEAGRRGGPSAAEVDKYLEKYRKDAEICVNAVEESVRASLGKRKTAPKPPSGADAKKLKIWLGKNKVEEDESDSDSDSDMDDEDSEDQESADAKSLVVDEGNCSNGSIKNEKLDLGSVSGSHSEGESSGEKSQPTTKSGAEGGDFESDGSAEPELGMVDHPIPVNNAVAAASEEVLKSDEVTADEDNTTSATSNQNNPVVPQVKEALKADEDNSASATSNQNNPEVPKVEEYADASKSYSEPLDLAKYSSAVELEVLGLEKLKIELQSRGLKCGGTLQERATRLFLLKTTPLDKLPKKLLAKAAIGGK; encoded by the exons ATGGCCGAGGCCCCCACGTATCAGATCCTGGTGCGTCTCCTCGACGGGCGCACCACATGTCTTCGCTTCTCCACGCCCACCGTCTCCGGCGCCGTGCTCCTCGAAGCTGTCGCGTCTATATCTCGCGTCCCCGCCGCCGCCCTCCGCATCGTCACCGGCCGCTTCGACGTCTCGCCCTCCAACGTCCTCACCTCATCAGCTGATGGCCAGTTCCCCTCCGCCTCCGCGCTCCTCCGCCTTCGAGGAGGCAAGGGCGGGTTCGGCTCCCTCCTCAGAGGGGCCGCCTCCAAGGCGGGGCAGAAAAAGACTAGCAACTTTGACGCCTGCCGCGACATCAACGGTCGCCGCCTCCGCCACGTCAACGCTGAGCGCCGCCTCGAGGAAtggaaggccgaggccggggaCCGCCATCTAGAAAAGCTCGCCGAGAACTTCATCAAGAAGAAGGCCAAGGAGGCGGGCCGCCGCGGCGGACCCTCAGCTGCTGAGGTGGACAAGTACCTGGAGAAGTACCGCAAGGATGCTGAGATCTGCGTCAACGCGGTTGAGGAATCCGTACGTGCATCTCTTGGAAAGAGGAAGACCGCCCCTAAGCCGCCCTCTGGCGCAGACGCTAAGAAGCTTAAGATTTG GTTGGGAAAGAACAAAGTAGAAGAAGATGAAAGTGATAGCGATAGTGACAGTGACATGGATGATGAGGACAGTGAAGATCAGGAGAGCGCAGATGCAAAATCTCTCGTAGTTGATGAAGGCAATTGCTCAAATGGATCCATAAAAAATGAGAAACTTGATCTGGGTTCTGTTTCTGGATCACATTCAGAAGGAGAGTCCTCAGGGGAAAAGTCCCAACCgacaacaaaatcaggagctgaAGGTGGTGACTTTGAATCTGATGGCAGTGCAGAGCCTGAATTAGGAATGGTGGATCATCCCATTCCTGTGAAcaatgctgttgctgctgcttcagaagaagtgctgaaatcagatgAAGTGACAGCAGATGAGGATAACACTACTTCAGCAACTTCAAACCAAAACAATCCAGTGGTACCACAAGTTAAAGAAGCGCTGAAAGCAGACGAGGATAACAGTGCTTCAGCTACTTCGAACCAAAACAACCCAGAGGTGCCCAAAGTAGAAGAATATGCCGATGCCAGCAAATCTTATTCAGAGCCATTGGACCTTGCAAAGTACAGTTCAGCTGTAGAATTGGAG GTGCTTGGTCTGGAGAAGCTAAAAATAGAGCTGCAATCTCGTGGATTAAAATGTGGTGGAACTTTACAGGAGCGAGCTACCCGACTCTTCCTTCTGAAGACAACTCCATTGGATAAGTTACCAAAGAAGCTGCTTGCTAAGGCCGCTATTGGGGGGAAGTGA